One Terriglobales bacterium genomic window carries:
- a CDS encoding protein kinase, translating into MIGQTLGHYRVLEQIGAGGMGLVFRAHDERLDREVALKVLPPGTLTDENARKRFRKEALTLSKLNHPNIATVFDFDTQDGVDFLVMELIPGVTLDEKLAAGALPEKEVIRLGMQLAEGLAAAHSEGVIHRDLKPGNLRLTPDGRLKILDFGLAKLLHPVSDAAPTESLSQTHGAVGTLPYMAPEQLQGQPADARSDIWAAGAVLYELATGRRPFPQSSAPMLTDAILRQAPVAPVRLNPYISPELEEIILKALEKDCETRYQHAADIRADLKRLKRDMDSARVGTITAVAPAVQPRPWWRAKWALAGGGAALAALLVVAIWFTLFRGRGEAIDSVAVLPFVNASTDPDTEYLSDGITETLIRQLSQIPRLKVMARSTVFRYKGRNIDPQKVGRDLNVRAVLTGRVSQRGETLTISMELMDVRDGSELWGEQYNRKLADILAVQEDIAREITDKLRLRLEGEEEKRLTKHFTENTEAYQLYLKGRYYWNKRTPDGIQKAIEYFQEAIEKDPSYALAYAGLADCYHVPANPLPPRERMPRAKAAAMRALQLDDTLVEAHTALARVLFVYDWDWSAAEKEFKRAIELNPRYAPAHQWYGGYLSATGRLREGDAEEKRAQELEPLSLVNNFGVALAFYYSRNYGQAIDQFQKTLELDPNFPPPHTYLPAAYEQKGMFEEAITGFQRAITVTKGADKILAMASLGHVYAVSGRKTEARKILAELQRLSEHSYVPAHDVALVYAGLGERDKAFAWLDKAYEEHSFNLSNLKVEPRFDPLRSDPRFADLLRRIGLPQ; encoded by the coding sequence ATGATCGGGCAGACACTCGGCCATTATCGCGTGCTGGAACAGATCGGCGCCGGAGGCATGGGCCTGGTCTTTCGCGCCCACGACGAGCGCCTGGACCGCGAGGTCGCGCTGAAGGTTCTCCCGCCGGGCACGCTCACCGATGAAAACGCCCGCAAGCGCTTCCGCAAGGAAGCGCTCACGCTATCGAAGCTCAACCACCCCAACATCGCGACCGTCTTCGACTTCGACACACAGGACGGGGTGGACTTCCTAGTCATGGAGCTGATTCCCGGCGTGACCCTGGACGAAAAGTTGGCGGCGGGCGCGCTTCCGGAGAAGGAGGTCATTCGTCTAGGGATGCAATTGGCGGAAGGTCTGGCGGCGGCCCACTCCGAGGGCGTGATTCATCGTGACTTGAAGCCGGGGAACCTGCGCCTGACGCCGGACGGGCGACTGAAGATTCTCGATTTCGGGCTGGCGAAGCTGCTGCATCCAGTCAGCGACGCCGCCCCGACGGAAAGCCTGAGCCAGACCCACGGAGCCGTGGGAACGCTGCCCTACATGGCGCCGGAGCAGTTGCAGGGCCAGCCCGCGGACGCGCGCTCGGACATCTGGGCGGCGGGTGCGGTGCTCTACGAGCTGGCCACCGGCCGGCGGCCGTTCCCGCAGTCCAGCGCGCCCATGCTGACTGACGCCATCCTGCGCCAGGCGCCGGTGGCGCCGGTGCGGTTGAACCCGTATATTTCGCCGGAGCTCGAAGAAATCATTCTGAAAGCGCTCGAGAAGGACTGCGAGACGCGCTACCAGCATGCAGCGGATATTCGCGCGGATCTGAAGCGGCTGAAACGCGATATGGATTCAGCTCGGGTGGGTACGATAACCGCAGTGGCCCCTGCGGTCCAGCCTCGACCGTGGTGGCGCGCCAAGTGGGCACTCGCAGGGGGAGGAGCTGCGCTGGCCGCCCTGCTGGTGGTCGCCATATGGTTCACCCTGTTTCGAGGGCGGGGCGAGGCCATCGACTCGGTGGCTGTTTTGCCGTTTGTCAACGCCAGCACTGATCCGGATACGGAATACCTCAGCGACGGGATTACCGAAACTCTAATCAGGCAGTTGTCTCAAATACCCCGGCTGAAGGTCATGGCGCGGAGTACCGTGTTCCGCTATAAAGGCCGCAATATTGATCCGCAAAAAGTTGGACGCGACCTCAATGTCCGCGCGGTTCTGACGGGGAGAGTCTCGCAGCGCGGCGAAACGTTGACCATCAGCATGGAGTTGATGGACGTCAGGGATGGCTCCGAATTGTGGGGCGAGCAGTACAACCGCAAGCTCGCGGACATCCTCGCCGTGCAGGAAGATATCGCCCGTGAAATCACGGACAAGCTGCGCCTGCGGTTGGAGGGTGAGGAGGAAAAACGGCTGACCAAACACTTCACAGAGAATACTGAGGCTTATCAACTTTATCTAAAGGGTCGATACTACTGGAATAAACGCACACCGGATGGCATACAGAAAGCCATCGAGTACTTTCAAGAGGCGATCGAAAAAGACCCGAGCTACGCTCTGGCTTACGCGGGGTTGGCTGACTGTTACCATGTGCCAGCGAATCCGCTGCCGCCGAGAGAAAGAATGCCACGCGCGAAGGCCGCAGCGATGAGGGCCCTGCAATTAGACGACACGCTTGTTGAAGCGCACACCGCACTGGCCCGCGTACTATTTGTATACGATTGGGATTGGTCGGCCGCCGAGAAAGAATTCAAGCGCGCGATTGAGCTGAATCCGCGCTATGCGCCGGCTCACCAATGGTATGGGGGTTATCTGAGTGCAACAGGTCGGCTCCGAGAAGGCGACGCAGAGGAAAAACGAGCTCAAGAGCTGGAGCCGCTTTCACTCGTTAACAACTTTGGGGTGGCATTGGCTTTCTACTATTCCCGGAACTACGGCCAGGCGATCGATCAATTCCAGAAGACCCTGGAGCTAGACCCGAACTTCCCCCCGCCCCACACGTACCTCCCAGCGGCTTATGAGCAAAAGGGCATGTTTGAGGAAGCCATCACCGGGTTTCAAAGAGCGATCACGGTTACGAAAGGCGCTGACAAGATACTGGCAATGGCTAGCCTCGGCCACGTCTATGCCGTGTCCGGCAGGAAGACCGAAGCACGCAAGATACTCGCGGAGTTGCAGAGGTTATCCGAACACAGCTATGTCCCAGCGCACGACGTGGCCCTTGTCTATGCAGGCCTGGGTGAGAGAGACAAGGCCTTTGCGTGGCTGGATAAGGCATATGAGGAGCACTCGTTCAATCTGAGTAATCTCAAAGTGGAGCCCCGGTTCGATCCCCTGCGTTCCGATCCGCGCTTCGCAGACCTGCTGCGTCGCATCGGCCTCCCGCAGTAG